From one Agathobaculum sp. NTUH-O15-33 genomic stretch:
- a CDS encoding aspartate aminotransferase family protein: protein MNYEQLKSEESQYVMNTYGRFPIALDRGEGATVWDVEGKRYIDLASGIGVNCMGYNNKKVIDAITEQAHKLMHVSNLFTTEPMVKVAKKLVTETGMGKVFFANSGAEANEGMIKLARKYSFDKYGTGRAKIVTLQNSFHGRTITTLNATGQDKFHNYFFPFTEGFDYAVAGDLDSVKAKADGETCAVMMELIQGEGGVLPLDREFVRAVEAFCRENDLLLLIDEVQTGIGRTGSLFCFQQYGIMPDVVSMAKGLGGGVPVGAVMAAKTCCDVLTPGTHATTFGGTPMVCAAANAVLDTVADPAFLAEVREKGEYLKNKIMALGSAHIQGVRGMGLMLGIIVEEGRHSEFANQLIEKGVLAITAGKNAVRLLPPLVISKEEMDEALAVMKEVF from the coding sequence ATGAACTACGAACAGCTAAAAAGCGAAGAATCCCAGTACGTCATGAACACCTATGGCCGCTTTCCGATCGCTTTGGACCGTGGCGAGGGCGCGACGGTGTGGGATGTCGAGGGCAAACGGTACATCGATCTGGCTTCGGGCATCGGCGTCAACTGCATGGGCTACAACAACAAAAAGGTGATCGACGCGATCACCGAGCAGGCGCACAAGCTGATGCATGTGTCCAATCTCTTTACGACCGAGCCCATGGTAAAGGTCGCGAAGAAGTTGGTTACGGAAACCGGGATGGGCAAGGTGTTTTTTGCCAATTCCGGCGCGGAGGCAAACGAGGGCATGATCAAGCTTGCCCGTAAATATTCGTTCGACAAATACGGAACGGGCCGCGCGAAAATCGTAACGCTTCAAAACTCCTTCCATGGCCGCACGATCACCACGCTGAACGCGACCGGACAGGATAAGTTCCACAATTACTTTTTCCCCTTTACCGAAGGCTTTGATTACGCGGTCGCGGGTGATCTGGACAGCGTGAAGGCCAAGGCGGATGGCGAGACCTGCGCCGTTATGATGGAGCTGATTCAAGGCGAAGGCGGCGTTTTGCCGCTCGACCGGGAATTTGTGCGGGCCGTCGAGGCGTTTTGCCGCGAAAACGATCTGCTGCTTCTGATCGACGAGGTACAGACCGGCATCGGCCGCACGGGCAGCCTGTTCTGTTTCCAGCAGTATGGGATCATGCCCGATGTGGTATCCATGGCCAAGGGCCTTGGAGGCGGCGTGCCGGTCGGCGCGGTCATGGCGGCAAAGACCTGCTGCGACGTGCTCACCCCCGGCACCCATGCGACCACCTTCGGCGGCACGCCCATGGTGTGCGCGGCGGCAAACGCCGTGCTCGACACGGTGGCGGACCCCGCTTTTCTGGCGGAGGTGCGCGAAAAGGGCGAATACCTGAAAAACAAGATTATGGCGCTTGGCTCCGCGCATATCCAAGGCGTGCGCGGCATGGGCCTGATGCTCGGCATCATCGTAGAAGAGGGCCGGCATTCCGAATTTGCAAATCAGTTGATCGAAAAGGGCGTGCTCGCGATCACCGCGGGCAAAAACGCCGTCCGTCTGCTCCCGCCGCTCGTGATCAGCAAGGAAGAGATGGACGAGGCGCTCGCCGTTATGAAAGAGGTATTTTAA
- the argF gene encoding ornithine carbamoyltransferase — protein sequence MKHLLKLLDCSSEEIIGLLDLADQLKYEKKHNISHRHLEGKSLGMIFQKSSTRTRVSFETGMYQLGGQALFLSNRDLQIGRGEPVQDTARVLSRYLDGIMIRTFEQKEVEDLAGYGEIPIINGLTDFCHPCQVLADLMTIREKFAVLEGLKMCYIGDGNNMANSLIVGGLKTGMKVSIATPEGYRPHADVLAFAQGNPDFTLTDSPMAAAENADVVITDTWASMGQEAEKEARVKAFQGYQVNDELLAAAKPGCMVQHCLPAYREQEITTKVFEEHASEIFEEAENRLHAQKAVMVTLMSDKQG from the coding sequence ATGAAGCATTTGCTAAAGCTGCTGGATTGCTCGTCCGAGGAGATCATCGGCCTGCTCGATCTGGCGGATCAGCTCAAGTATGAAAAGAAGCACAACATCTCCCACCGGCATCTGGAAGGCAAAAGCCTCGGCATGATCTTCCAGAAATCCTCGACCCGCACCCGCGTTTCGTTTGAGACCGGCATGTACCAGCTCGGCGGACAGGCGCTGTTCCTCTCGAACCGCGATCTGCAGATCGGCCGGGGCGAGCCGGTGCAGGATACCGCGCGCGTGCTTTCCCGCTATCTGGACGGCATCATGATTCGCACCTTCGAGCAGAAGGAGGTTGAGGATCTCGCGGGTTACGGCGAGATCCCGATCATCAACGGCCTAACCGACTTCTGCCATCCCTGTCAGGTGCTGGCCGACCTGATGACCATCCGCGAGAAGTTCGCGGTGCTGGAAGGCCTGAAAATGTGCTACATCGGCGATGGCAACAACATGGCAAACTCGCTGATCGTCGGCGGCCTCAAGACCGGCATGAAGGTTTCCATCGCCACGCCGGAAGGCTACCGCCCGCACGCGGACGTGCTCGCCTTTGCGCAGGGCAACCCGGATTTCACCCTGACCGATTCGCCCATGGCGGCCGCCGAAAACGCGGATGTCGTCATCACGGATACTTGGGCGTCCATGGGGCAGGAAGCGGAAAAGGAAGCGCGCGTCAAGGCGTTTCAGGGCTATCAGGTGAACGACGAGCTGCTCGCCGCCGCCAAACCCGGCTGCATGGTGCAGCACTGCTTGCCTGCTTACCGTGAGCAGGAGATTACCACCAAGGTGTTTGAGGAACACGCCTCGGAAATTTTTGAGGAAGCCGAAAACCGTCTGCACGCACAGAAGGCGGTCATGGTTACACTCATGAGCGATAAACAGGGCTAA
- a CDS encoding LacI family DNA-binding transcriptional regulator, protein MISTRELAKLAGVSQATVSRCLNDRPGISAETKELVRTLAKQHGYVVRNKNKRTICTNKRKAIGVLQMSHHAFDDHFIKQLLSILYKTIEQENYYAIPLLDFCGEQGIQQLKDLIKLELVEGFIIVNREYDAKVDEYFNQIGIPHVYLIFFGRNSSEQVSLVDTDNYLGGYIASKHLLELGHRHIVALSAPWDEFHDRLAGYQKALNEYQAPFEPSYILTCDDCRYEEGYRVVTENLALFEQATAVYGMCDVLALGALNALKDHGFRIPEDISVIGYDGLDIGQLCRPELTSVAQPFQELAHFSVAKLLEISNAPKKKTIQAKTFLPPALIERQSTSRCRE, encoded by the coding sequence ATGATTTCCACCCGCGAATTGGCGAAACTGGCCGGCGTCAGTCAAGCCACGGTATCGCGCTGTCTGAACGACCGCCCCGGCATATCAGCCGAAACCAAAGAACTGGTCCGCACGCTGGCCAAGCAGCACGGCTATGTCGTGCGAAATAAGAACAAGAGGACGATCTGCACCAATAAGCGCAAGGCGATCGGCGTGCTGCAAATGTCGCACCACGCGTTTGACGATCACTTTATCAAGCAGCTGCTCAGCATCCTTTACAAAACGATCGAACAGGAAAACTATTACGCGATCCCCTTGCTGGACTTTTGCGGCGAGCAGGGCATCCAACAGCTGAAGGATTTGATCAAGCTGGAATTGGTGGAAGGCTTTATCATCGTCAATCGTGAATACGACGCCAAGGTGGACGAATACTTTAACCAAATCGGCATTCCCCATGTGTATCTGATCTTTTTTGGACGCAATTCTTCGGAGCAAGTCAGTTTGGTCGATACCGATAATTATCTGGGCGGGTATATCGCCAGCAAGCATCTTCTGGAGCTTGGACACCGCCATATTGTGGCGCTTTCCGCCCCTTGGGACGAATTCCACGACCGGCTTGCAGGCTATCAAAAAGCGCTTAACGAGTATCAGGCTCCGTTTGAGCCCTCCTACATTCTGACCTGCGACGATTGCAGGTACGAGGAAGGGTACCGCGTTGTGACGGAAAACCTCGCGTTGTTTGAACAGGCCACGGCGGTTTACGGGATGTGCGACGTGCTTGCTCTGGGGGCTTTAAACGCGCTGAAGGACCACGGTTTCCGTATACCGGAGGATATTTCCGTGATCGGATACGACGGCCTCGATATCGGCCAGCTCTGCCGCCCGGAGCTGACCAGCGTGGCGCAGCCCTTTCAGGAGCTCGCTCATTTTTCAGTGGCCAAGCTGCTTGAGATCTCCAACGCGCCGAAGAAAAAAACCATACAGGCGAAAACCTTCTTGCCGCCCGCGCTGATCGAGCGCCAATCGACCAGCCGTTGCCGCGAATAG